Proteins encoded in a region of the Atribacterota bacterium genome:
- a CDS encoding Asp23/Gls24 family envelope stress response protein: protein MNDFQEGQIRIRVSTLLEVVGKAVLEVEGVKNDFEHLLRQIKVFVDGESQSLHEKIPLEGRRIAVTMNLKLSESSSFIAVAREVQKRVWEITRQELGLSLDKVNIEVNEIEWV, encoded by the coding sequence ATGAATGATTTTCAAGAAGGGCAGATAAGGATTCGAGTCTCAACTCTGCTTGAGGTGGTGGGGAAAGCTGTACTGGAAGTGGAAGGAGTCAAAAATGATTTTGAGCATCTTCTGCGACAGATAAAAGTCTTCGTCGACGGAGAAAGTCAGTCGCTCCATGAGAAGATTCCTCTGGAGGGGAGGAGAATCGCTGTAACCATGAATTTGAAACTTTCTGAGAGTTCTTCTTTTATTGCCGTCGCTCGAGAAGTGCAAAAAAGGGTATGGGAGATAACGCGCCAGGAATTGGGTTTATCTCTCGACAAGGTGAATATCGAGGTGAATGAAATAGAATGGGTTTAA
- the rsmA gene encoding 16S rRNA (adenine(1518)-N(6)/adenine(1519)-N(6))-dimethyltransferase RsmA, whose product MVLKGRHRKGWGQHFLVDSKIRKRVAEEAELSPLDLVVEIGIGGGFLTEILLQQAGWVVGFEIDSGLTPLIREKFAAYSNFSFYPEDFLKIDLQTYLAFLTFPVIKCVSNLPYSVSTPILFKLFDEKVEWNLLLLMVQREFGDKVLSFPPSGKGSLVSLATHLRFNVKRVLTVAPSAFSPIPKVESVVLKLVPRMDGVDLTTYRKVINLARFLFMQRRKSLYSRLEEKMGSRKKASDVLEKTGILPQIRADDLERSQWIALTMALENQNEEER is encoded by the coding sequence ATGGTCCTAAAAGGTCGACATCGAAAAGGGTGGGGACAGCATTTTTTAGTTGATTCGAAAATTAGAAAGCGAGTTGCTGAAGAGGCGGAACTCTCTCCTCTTGATTTAGTTGTGGAAATTGGTATTGGAGGAGGTTTTCTCACTGAGATACTTCTCCAACAGGCTGGATGGGTGGTGGGTTTTGAAATTGATTCGGGTCTTACTCCCTTGATAAGGGAAAAATTCGCTGCGTATTCGAATTTTTCATTTTACCCCGAGGATTTTCTCAAAATTGATTTACAGACTTATCTTGCATTTCTCACATTTCCGGTAATCAAGTGCGTTTCTAACCTTCCCTATTCTGTTTCTACCCCGATACTTTTTAAACTCTTCGACGAGAAAGTGGAGTGGAATCTCCTTCTTCTTATGGTGCAGAGAGAGTTTGGAGATAAGGTGCTTTCTTTCCCTCCTTCGGGGAAAGGGAGCTTAGTATCCCTGGCGACTCACCTTCGGTTCAACGTGAAAAGAGTTCTTACAGTTGCCCCTTCGGCGTTTAGCCCGATTCCAAAGGTGGAATCGGTGGTGTTAAAATTGGTTCCCCGAATGGATGGAGTTGACCTAACAACGTATCGGAAGGTGATCAATTTAGCGCGCTTTCTTTTTATGCAGAGGAGGAAGTCGCTTTATTCGCGCCTTGAGGAAAAGATGGGAAGTCGCAAAAAGGCTTCTGACGTTTTGGAAAAAACGGGGATATTACCCCAAATCCGGGCTGACGACCTGGAACGCTCCCAGTGGATTGCCTTGACAATGGCTCTTGAGAATCAAAATGAGGAGGAAAGATGA